The following is a genomic window from Hyphomicrobiales bacterium.
TGGCCAGCCACTGTTCAGCACCTGCGGCAGCACGACCGCCACGGCCAGATAAAGGGTCGTCACACCCCAATAGAGCGGCACGATGCGCACGATGCGCCGGCTCAGGAAGGTGCTCCACGCCCCCGCCGCGCCAAACAGCGGGCGGGAGGCATGCACCATGACAAAGCCGGAGATGACGAAGAAGATATCGACGCCCGACAGCCACGGCAGGAGGTGGCTTGATGTGAAGGTCAGTCCCAGCCGTTCTGCAAGCGCGCCCGCGTCGTATTGCGCGTGATGCACCACGACCATCAGCGCCGCGAGCGCGCGTAGCACCTGCACGGCAAGCAGCCTGTCGGCACGGCGCCCACCCCCGTCAGCCATCAGGACACGACCTCGATGACGTGAAAGAAGGAGCCGGAGACATGGTCGACCTTGTGCCCGGCCGGCGCGAGCCTGTTGCCATAGGCATCCCCGACCTCGGCCAACGGCGTCGGCCCCGGTGGTGACAGGATGCTGGCGTAGTGGAACTCGTGGCCCCGCGCCACCGCGCCGGCGGGCGCGAAGGGTGTCGGCGCCAGGAAGGTGGCGATGCGATAGCCGAGATTGAGCTTGCGCCTGGCAAAGCTCGTCACAAGTGGCAGCAGCCCCGTCATCGCGTGGCTGACGCCCTCGGCATCGACCAGCGCCTCGCCGAGCACCATGTAGCCGCCGCATTCGCCATGGACGGGACGGGTAGCGGCAAAAGCGGCAAGGCCTTCACGAAAACGCCCATTGGCCGCAAGCCGGCCAGCATGGAGTTCGGGATAGCCCCCTGGCAGCCAGCAGACGTCGCAATCGGCGGCGGGGGCCTCGTCGGCGAGCGGCGAGAACGGCACCAGTTCGGCGCCGGCCGCCCGCCAGCCCATCGCGATATGCGGGTAAACGAAGGAGAAAGCCGCGTCGTCGGCGATCGCGATGCGCTGGCCCGGCGGCGGCACGGCAAGGCGCGTGCCCGCAGGCGCGGCAGGGCGCTTGCTGCTCCGCGCCAATGCCCGCACGGCGGCGAGGTCGATATGCGCTTCGACGAGATCGGCGAGGCCGTCGAGCCGGGTCTCCAACTCCGCTGTCTCGCGTGCCTGCACGAGCCCGAGATGCCGCTCCGGCAATGTCACCTCGCCGCGCGGAAGAGCGCCGAGCACCGGCAGGCCGATGGCCTCGATCGCCTCACCCGCGAGACGTCTGTGGCGCTCGCTGCCGACCTTGTTCAGGATCACCCCGCCGATGGTGATGCGGGGGTCATAGCGGGCCGCACCGAGCGCCATGGCGGCGGCCGACTGCGACTGGCCGGAGACATCGAGCACCAGCAGCACGGGCCAGCCCATCAGGGCCGCGATGTCGGCGCTGGAGCCGCTTCTCCCCGCCTCGGCCGGCACGCCGTCGAACAGGCCCATCAGCCCTTCCGCCAGCACGAGGTCGGCGTCAGTGGCCTGGCCGGCGATGAGCGCGCCGAGAAGATCGGCGCCCATCGCCCAGCTGTCGAGATTGACGCCGCCGCGCCCCGCCGCCACCGCATGGAAGGCGGGGTCGATATAGTCCGGACCGCATTTCACCGGCGCGACCTTGAGCCCACGGCGGGCAAAAGCGCGCATCAGCCCCAGCGTCACGGTGGTCTTGCCGGCCCCGGAACGCGGCGCGGCGATGAGGAGGCCTGGCGCGGTCGTCGGTCCCGTCATGGCGACCCCGCCCTTGTCCCGGCGGTGAGCCCCGCCCTCAGCCCGACGATGGAGCCGATGGCGACGATCGACGGCGCCTCGATGCCGGCCCCGGCCAAAGCGTCGGCGGCCCCGGCCAGCGTTGTTTCCAGGATCTGTTCCGAGGGTAGCGTAGCGGAAGCGACGATGGCGACCGGCGTCGTCGGATCGGCCCCTCCGGCGATGAGCGCCTGCGCGATACGCGGCAGGTTCGCCACCGCCATGTAGAGGACAAGCGGCTGGCGCAGGCGGGCGAGCGTCGCCCAGTCGAGATCTTCCTCCGAGCCCGCCGCCGCATGGCCCGTGGCGAGCACCACGGCTTGATTCGTGCCGCGTGTCGTCGCGGGAATGAGAGCGCTGGCGAGCCCGCCAAGCCCAGATGTCACACCCGGTACGACGCGAAAGGGAATGCCGGCTTCCACCAGTGCCAGCGCTTCCTCACCACCGCGACCGAAGACGAATGGGTCCCCGCCCTTCAGCCGCAGGACACGCCTGCCCTCCCGGGCCAGGACGATGAGCCGCCGGGTGATGTCGGCCTGCTGCGGCGAGGGCTTGCCACCGCGCTTGCCGGCGAATTCGAGGAGCGCATCCGGCCGCGCAAGGCCGAGCACCCGCTTGTCGACAAGGGCGTCATAGACAATGGCATCCGCCGCGGCCAAGGCATTGATCGCGTGCAGTGTCAGGAGCCCGGGATCGCCCGGCCCCGCGCCCACGAGCCACACCGTGCCCGGCGCGAAAGCGGGCGTCAGCGATTGCAGGGCGACAGGCAGGGAGGCTGGACTGGCGGAGGGTGGCATCATCGCGCTGCTATAGACTGAATCGTGAGGGCGCGCACGAGGGGCGAATAATGGCGTTCGGCCCGACGCGATCAACCTCGTCGCCCTCGCCTACGACATGAAGCGCGCGATAAAGCGCGCATGAACACCCCTGGCGCCCGCGCCGGGGCGCTACCAGCGCGCCGCAGCCTGCGCTGCGGACAGCCAAAATTCCCTGCTGCCCCCCATCAGTCCGCTAAACGTGAATTTCGCAACGATCCCCGCAAGGGGAGAGATCCGGGCCCGTTTCCCGCGGGATGCCCTCAAGCCCGTCCGCCCTCGCCGAGGCGGCGGTTGAAGGCATCGTTGAGGCCATCGCCGACAAGGTTCAGCGCGAGCACCGTCAGCGCGATGCAGAGGCCTGGCATCACGGTGGTCCACCAGGCAAGCCGCATGGCCGAGCGTGATGCGGCGATCATGTAGCCCCAACTGATGAGGTTGGGATCGCCGAGGCCGAGGAAGCTCAGCGCCGATTCCGTCAGGATGGCGTTGGCGACCAGGATCGAGCCGATCACGATCACCGGCGACAGCGCATTGGGCGCAATCTCGCGGGTGATGATATGTGTCGTCGAGAACCCCTGGACGCGCGCCGCCTCCACGAATTCGGCCCGCCGCAGCACGAGGAATTCGGCGCGCACGATGCGCGCCACCTGCGGCCAGCTGATCAGCGCGATGCCGCAGATCGTGGCCGTGACGCTGGGGCGCATCAGGGCGATCAGCACCATGAGCAGGATGAAGCTCGGGATGATCTGGAAGAACTCCGTGAAACGCATGATCGCGTCATCGATCCAGCGCCCGAAATAGCCGGCAACGGCACCCAGCACCGCGCCGATGACGATGGCCAACAAGGCCGACAGGAGCCCGATCGTCAGCGAGACACGCGCGCCATAGGCAAGGCCCGCCGCAACATTGCGGCCCAGCATGTCGCTGCCAGCGATGAGATTCGGTGAACCGGGCGGCCTGAGCGGCGCGCCCGCGATGGCAAGGGGATTGCCGGGATAGATGACCGGCGCCAGCAGGGCGAAGGCCAGGATCGCCAGGAAAGCGAGGAGGCCGATGACGGCGGTGCCATTGCGGAGGAAGCGGCGAAGGGCACTCATTTGCCGAGCTCCATGCGCGGGTCGAGCACCACATAGAGGAGATCGGTCAGAAGATTGAAGAGCACCACGAGAACCGACGTGAAGATGAAGATGCCGATGAGCAGATTGTTGTCACGCGCGATGAGCGCGTCATAGGCGAGCCGCCCGATGCCGGGCCAGGAGAACACCGTCTCGACCAAGACCGTCCCGCCGATCAGGGCTGAGGTCTGCAGGCCCGCATAGGTGACGACGGGGATGAGCGCATTGCGCAGCACGTGGCGTATGAACAGGCGCGTCTCCGAGATCCCCTTGGCGCGCGCCGTGCGGACGAAATCGAGGTTGACGACCTCGAGCATCGCGGCGCGCGTCAGCCGCGCGTAGATCGCGGCGAAGAAGAGGCCGAGCGTCAGCGCCGGGAGGACGAGATGCCGCCCAATGTCGAGCGCCCGCGCCATCGGCGCCGGATCCCCGCCCATCGTCTCGATGCCGAAGGCCGGCAGCCAGCCGAGATGGACCGAGAACGTCAGAACGAGCACGAGACCCAGCCAATAGGAGGGCATGGCGTAGAAGGCCATGAGAAAGATGCGCAGGATGCCGTCGACAAGCCGGCCGGCATATTTCGCGGACACCGCGCCGACAAAAATCCCGATGACGAGCGAGACGACGATGACGACACCAGCTAGGAGAAGCGTCGCCGGCAGGCGCTCCATGATGAGATCATAGACCGGTTGCCGCTTCTGATAGGAAAAGCCGAGATCACCGACACCGACCTTGGCGAGATAGATGCCGAACTGGGTCAGCACCGGCTTGTCGAGGCCAAACTCCCTCCGGAGATCAGCCAC
Proteins encoded in this region:
- the cobA gene encoding Uroporphyrinogen-III C-methyltransferase — translated: MMPPSASPASLPVALQSLTPAFAPGTVWLVGAGPGDPGLLTLHAINALAAADAIVYDALVDKRVLGLARPDALLEFAGKRGGKPSPQQADITRRLIVLAREGRRVLRLKGGDPFVFGRGGEEALALVEAGIPFRVVPGVTSGLGGLASALIPATTRGTNQAVVLATGHAAAGSEEDLDWATLARLRQPLVLYMAVANLPRIAQALIAGGADPTTPVAIVASATLPSEQILETTLAGAADALAGAGIEAPSIVAIGSIVGLRAGLTAGTRAGSP
- a CDS encoding Peptide/nickel transport system permease protein gives rise to the protein MSTKAAFLARRVVQAAMVVVGVVFLSFFLVRLAPGDAAMAIAGETGYSDPQYVADLRREFGLDKPVLTQFGIYLAKVGVGDLGFSYQKRQPVYDLIMERLPATLLLAGVVIVVSLVIGIFVGAVSAKYAGRLVDGILRIFLMAFYAMPSYWLGLVLVLTFSVHLGWLPAFGIETMGGDPAPMARALDIGRHLVLPALTLGLFFAAIYARLTRAAMLEVVNLDFVRTARAKGISETRLFIRHVLRNALIPVVTYAGLQTSALIGGTVLVETVFSWPGIGRLAYDALIARDNNLLIGIFIFTSVLVVLFNLLTDLLYVVLDPRMELGK
- the cobB gene encoding Hydrogenobyrinate a,c-diamide synthase is translated as MTGPTTAPGLLIAAPRSGAGKTTVTLGLMRAFARRGLKVAPVKCGPDYIDPAFHAVAAGRGGVNLDSWAMGADLLGALIAGQATDADLVLAEGLMGLFDGVPAEAGRSGSSADIAALMGWPVLLVLDVSGQSQSAAAMALGAARYDPRITIGGVILNKVGSERHRRLAGEAIEAIGLPVLGALPRGEVTLPERHLGLVQARETAELETRLDGLADLVEAHIDLAAVRALARSSKRPAAPAGTRLAVPPPGQRIAIADDAAFSFVYPHIAMGWRAAGAELVPFSPLADEAPAADCDVCWLPGGYPELHAGRLAANGRFREGLAAFAATRPVHGECGGYMVLGEALVDAEGVSHAMTGLLPLVTSFARRKLNLGYRIATFLAPTPFAPAGAVARGHEFHYASILSPPGPTPLAEVGDAYGNRLAPAGHKVDHVSGSFFHVIEVVS
- the appC gene encoding Oligopeptide transport system permease protein AppC gives rise to the protein MSALRRFLRNGTAVIGLLAFLAILAFALLAPVIYPGNPLAIAGAPLRPPGSPNLIAGSDMLGRNVAAGLAYGARVSLTIGLLSALLAIVIGAVLGAVAGYFGRWIDDAIMRFTEFFQIIPSFILLMVLIALMRPSVTATICGIALISWPQVARIVRAEFLVLRRAEFVEAARVQGFSTTHIITREIAPNALSPVIVIGSILVANAILTESALSFLGLGDPNLISWGYMIAASRSAMRLAWWTTVMPGLCIALTVLALNLVGDGLNDAFNRRLGEGGRA